One region of Desulfobacteraceae bacterium genomic DNA includes:
- a CDS encoding chalcone isomerase family protein, which translates to MVKRWMLLWMVVVLISPAAVAMEIGGVVLPDTLVAGTQDLVLNGAGLRTKFFVKVYAGGLYLKQESADPAGIVAADEPMAIRMHFIHDGVSSQKLIAAWNEGFANATGGATAPLQAEIDQFNGFFAEEAKTGDVYDIIYTPGQGVRVYAKGQLQGLIRGLPFKQAVFAIWLGERPADKGLKAGMLGK; encoded by the coding sequence ATGGTGAAGCGTTGGATGCTGCTGTGGATGGTGGTGGTGCTGATCTCCCCGGCGGCGGTGGCCATGGAGATCGGTGGGGTCGTTTTGCCGGATACGCTGGTGGCCGGCACTCAGGATCTGGTACTGAACGGCGCGGGTCTGCGGACCAAATTTTTTGTCAAGGTTTACGCCGGCGGCCTTTACCTAAAGCAAGAATCGGCTGACCCCGCCGGGATTGTCGCGGCCGATGAACCCATGGCGATCCGGATGCACTTCATCCACGACGGCGTCTCCAGCCAGAAGCTGATCGCGGCCTGGAACGAGGGCTTCGCCAACGCCACCGGCGGCGCCACCGCCCCGCTTCAGGCGGAAATCGACCAGTTCAACGGCTTTTTTGCCGAAGAGGCCAAAACCGGTGACGTCTACGACATCATCTACACCCCGGGGCAAGGCGTGCGGGTCTACGCCAAGGGACAGCTGCAGGGTCTGATCCGGGGCCTGCCCTTCAAACAGGCCGTTTTCGCCATCTGGCTGGGGGAAAGACCGGCCGACAAGGGTTTGAAAGCCGGGATGTTGGGAAAATAG